A region of the Variovorax sp. 54 genome:
GTGTCGGCCGGGGGTGTGGATGCGGGCGCCGCATGCCCCGGCGGGGCCCAGGCGAGCGCGGCGGCGGCCAGCGCGTGGAAGGCAAAGGTCGGGCGGGAGCGGTGCGTGTCCGGTGTCATGGCGCGCATCGTGCGATTCGAATCGGGAGAAATGTGGGAGAGGCGCGGCAAGGCGGCCTCTCCCAGATTCCTCCCCAATCCGGCGCCATGATCGGCGGCTTGCCTATGACGTCCCCGCCCCCGAAACGCATGCCGCAGAATGCGCCCATGCCTCCGCCGCCGAGCCCATGCCGCGCCTGACACTCTCCCGCAAGATGTTCCTGGCGCTGGCCGCCCTGCTGATCGTGCTGCTGCTCAGCTTCGTGGGCTTTTCGATCGTCGCGCTGCAGCGGGGCCTGGGCGCCTACGTGGCCGAGATCGAGATCCGCCGCATGGACTGGCTCTCGCAGCTGCTGCTGAAGCACTACACCGCCAACGGCGACTGGAAGAAGCTGCGCGACAACGACGACGCCTGGCACCGCCTGCAGATGGGCCAGCTGGCGATGGTGATCGACGGCGCCACCACGCCCGACGACCGGCGATTGCCGCCCTGGTACGAGCGCCGCACGCCGAGCGACAACACGCAGCACACCGAGCCGTCCTCCGGCATCTCGCCCACCGCCTCGCCCCCGCTGCCGCCGCCGCAGCTCGACCTGCTGCCCCGTCGCTTCCTGATGCCGCCGCCGGGTTTCTTTCCCGGCCTGTCGGGCCCGCCCGATTCGATCTACCGCCGCCTGGCCCTGCTCGATGCGCAAGGCGCGTGGGTGGTCGGGGCCACCCTCGACCTGGCCACCGCCGCGCGCCTGCCGATCCGGCGCGGGCGCACCGTCGTGGGCTACCTCGCCCTGGCCCCGGTGCAGGGCCTCGAAAGCGAAGCCGACCGCGCCTTTCTTGCGCAGCAATCGGGCGTGATCGCGCTCACCGGGCTGTGCGGGCTGGCCTTCGCGCTCGTGCTGTCGTGGCTGCTCGCGCGCCGCTGGTTCAAGCCCATCGATGCGCTCACGCAGGCCGCGCAAGACGTGGCGCGCGGACGGCTCTCGACGCGCGTCGCGGTCCACGGTTCGGACGAACTCGCGCTGCTGGGCAAGACCTTCAACGACATGGCGCAGCGCCTGGACACCGTCGAGGCCTCGCGCCGCGCCTGGCTGGCCGACGCAGCGCACGAGCTGCGCACGCCGCTGGCGGCGATGCGCGCGGAGATCGAGGCGCTGCAGGACGGCGTGCGCAGCTTCGACGAACGCACCGCGCTGCGCATGCACCGGCAGGTGATTCGCCTCGGCCAGCTGGTCGACGACCTGCGCAGCAGCATGCGCGAGCCCCAGAGCGACCTGCTGAAAGCGCCGGTGTATCCGCTGTCGCTGCTGAAGGAGGCGCTCGACCACACGCGCGACCGCTTCACGCAGCGCGGCATCGCGGTCGATCGCGACGCCATCGACCGCATCGCCGCCTCGGCCCAGCCGGTGATCGACGGCGACGCGCACCGGCTGCACCAGGTCTTCATGAACCTGCTGGAGAACACGCTGGCCTACACCGATGCCGGCGGCGCGCTGCGCATCGGCGTGACCGTCGAAGGTGCATGGACCGGTCACTGCCTCACGCTGGTGTTCGACGACAGCGCACCGGGCGTACCCGAGGACGAAATTCCGCGGCTCTTCGACCGCCTGTTCCGCGGCGAGGCCTCGCGCAGCCGCGCGCTGGGCGGCTCGGGCCTGGGCCTGTCGATCTGCCGCGCAACCCTCGAAGCGCACGGCGGCAGCATCGAGGCGGCGCCCTCGCCGCTGGGCGGGCTGCGCATGACGATCACCCTTCCGCTGGCGGCCTCCGCATGACACGCATCGTGATCGTCGAGGACGAACTCGACATCGCCTCCGTGGTGCAGGACTACCTGCGCCACGCCGGCTACGACACCGAACACTTCGCCGACGGGCAGAGCGCGCTCGAACGCATCGTCGCCGCACCGCCCGACCTCACGCTGCTCGACATCATGCTGCCGCGCCTCGACGGCATCGAGGTGCTGCGCCGCGCGCGCGAGCACACGGCGCACCCGATCATCATGCTCACCGCACGCATCGAAGAGGTCGACCGTCTGCTCGGCCTGGAGCTGGGCGCCGACGACTACGTGTGCAAGCCCTTCTCGCCGCGCGAGCTGGTGGCGCGCGTGCGCGCCGTGCTGCGCCGCACCGCGCCTGCTTCCGTGCCGGGACAGCCGACTGCTTCGGACGACGCACCGGGCCTCGTGCTCGACGACGTGCACTGGCGCGCCTCGCTCGACGGCACGCCGCTGAACCTCACGCGCCGCGAGTTCGGGCTGCTGCAGGTGCTGTCGCGGCACCCGGGCCGCATCTTCTCGCGCGCGCGGCTGCTCGAGCTGGCCTACGACGACACCGTGGACGTGACCGAGCGCGCCATCGACAGCCACGTGAAGAACCTGCGCCGCAAGCTCGGCGCGGTGACGCCCGCGCACGACTGGATACGGTCGGTGTATGGCGTCGGCTTTGCGTGGGAAGCGCCGGCCGACGCGGCGCATTGAACGCCCTTGTTCCTTGTGGAAGCGGCGCTCAGCCGTTCCACGGCGGGCTCGCCACCACCGCCGACGTCGCGGGCCGCGACAAGCCCAGTGCCCCTTCCAGCATCCGCATGATCGTCTCGCGCGCCTGGTCGAAATCTTCCGGCTCCAGCGCCTGCTTGCCGAGCAGCATCCGCATCTGCCAAGCGAAGTCGGCATACGTCTGGGTCATGGCCCAGAGCGTGAAGAGCAGGTGCGGCACCGGCAGCGGGTCGATGTCGCCGCCCGCCATCCAACGTTGCAGCACGGCCGCCTCGGCGCGAAAGGCGGGCACCAGCTTGGCCTGGATATCGTCCGCACACTGCGGCGCCTGCGAGATGATTTCCTGCGCGAACAGGCGCGAACCCGAAGGGTGGTCGTAGGAGAACTTGAGCTTCTGCGTGACGTAGCGCTCCAGCGCCGCGTGCGGATCGAGGTCGGCATCGGCGAGGCTGTCCAGGTTCGACAGCCATGAATCCAGCACATCGTTGAAGACGCGCCGGTAGAGCGCCGACTTCGAGGGAAAGTAGTACAGCAGGCTCTGCTTGGACACCCCCGCATCGGCCGCGATGTCGTCGACCGACACGCCGCCATAGCCGTGCAGCGCAAAGCGCTCCTGCGCGACGGCGAGGATGGCGCTCTCCAGGTTCTGGCGGCGCGCCTGGCGCTTCACCGCAGGGGGACGTGGCGCGATGCTCATGGGTGCTTGATCCGCGCCAGGAAGCGCACCAATCGCTCGTCGCCGCACTGCGTGACGTTGAACCGGAACCACGCGAAGGGCTGCGGCGTGGTGCAGAAGTCCGCGGCGGCGGTGAGCGGCAGGCCCTGCTTGCGGGCTTCCAGCAGCACCGCATCGCTCGACGGCCGCGGCTCGCTGCCGGCCGGCCAGCCGGCACAGAGGAAGGGGCCGCCATCGGGCACGCACAGCGCCTGCAGGCCCGCGCCGGTCAGCAGCGACAGGGTGCGCTCGCCGGCGATCTTCAAGGACGTGTTGAGCCGCTGCAGAAAGCGCGCATGGCCGGCGTCGGCCAGCACTTCGCAGGCCACGCGTTCCTCGAACTCACTCGGCCCGAGCGTGGTGTGCAGGCAGCGCAGCGCGGGGTCGTCGGTCCAGCGCTGCGGCAACAGCACATGCGCGAGCCGCAGCCGGGCCGACAACGTGGCCGAGACGCTGCCGACCTGGGCCACGCGCTGCAGGCCGTCCATGGCCGCCAGGCTGGGCGCCTGCAGCGGCGAGAGCCCGCGCCAGGCGTCCAGCTCGATCACGCGCAGGTCGTGCCGCTCGGCGGCCTGCAGCGCCTGGTGCGCGCCTTGCGGCGTCATGCACACGCCC
Encoded here:
- a CDS encoding ATP-binding protein, encoding MPRLTLSRKMFLALAALLIVLLLSFVGFSIVALQRGLGAYVAEIEIRRMDWLSQLLLKHYTANGDWKKLRDNDDAWHRLQMGQLAMVIDGATTPDDRRLPPWYERRTPSDNTQHTEPSSGISPTASPPLPPPQLDLLPRRFLMPPPGFFPGLSGPPDSIYRRLALLDAQGAWVVGATLDLATAARLPIRRGRTVVGYLALAPVQGLESEADRAFLAQQSGVIALTGLCGLAFALVLSWLLARRWFKPIDALTQAAQDVARGRLSTRVAVHGSDELALLGKTFNDMAQRLDTVEASRRAWLADAAHELRTPLAAMRAEIEALQDGVRSFDERTALRMHRQVIRLGQLVDDLRSSMREPQSDLLKAPVYPLSLLKEALDHTRDRFTQRGIAVDRDAIDRIAASAQPVIDGDAHRLHQVFMNLLENTLAYTDAGGALRIGVTVEGAWTGHCLTLVFDDSAPGVPEDEIPRLFDRLFRGEASRSRALGGSGLGLSICRATLEAHGGSIEAAPSPLGGLRMTITLPLAASA
- a CDS encoding response regulator, which produces MTRIVIVEDELDIASVVQDYLRHAGYDTEHFADGQSALERIVAAPPDLTLLDIMLPRLDGIEVLRRAREHTAHPIIMLTARIEEVDRLLGLELGADDYVCKPFSPRELVARVRAVLRRTAPASVPGQPTASDDAPGLVLDDVHWRASLDGTPLNLTRREFGLLQVLSRHPGRIFSRARLLELAYDDTVDVTERAIDSHVKNLRRKLGAVTPAHDWIRSVYGVGFAWEAPADAAH
- a CDS encoding TetR family transcriptional regulator C-terminal domain-containing protein; its protein translation is MSIAPRPPAVKRQARRQNLESAILAVAQERFALHGYGGVSVDDIAADAGVSKQSLLYYFPSKSALYRRVFNDVLDSWLSNLDSLADADLDPHAALERYVTQKLKFSYDHPSGSRLFAQEIISQAPQCADDIQAKLVPAFRAEAAVLQRWMAGGDIDPLPVPHLLFTLWAMTQTYADFAWQMRMLLGKQALEPEDFDQARETIMRMLEGALGLSRPATSAVVASPPWNG